The following proteins are encoded in a genomic region of Nicotiana sylvestris chromosome 4, ASM39365v2, whole genome shotgun sequence:
- the LOC104243469 gene encoding uncharacterized protein — MLKQIQVNIPLIDALKEMPGYAKMMKDLMSCKFDFQDLDTVTLTQTCSVVVTRPIAEKLSDPRSFTIPCTIGNYAFAKALCDLGASINLMPLAIYKKLGIRRARPTSMLRHMVDRTVKRPFGILDDVLVQVGKFVFPADFVILDCRIDKEILIILGRPFFPTRRSLIDCETGELK, encoded by the coding sequence ATGTTGAAGCAAATTCAGGTAAACATTCCATTAATTGATGCTTTAAAGGAAATGCCTGGTTATGCGaagatgatgaaggacttgatgtcctgCAAGTTTGACTTTCAAGACTTGGACACGGTTACACTGACTCAGACCTGCAGTGTTGTTGTGACAAGACCCATAGCTGAGAAGCTGTCTGACCCTAGGAGTTTCACAATCCCTTGCACAATAGGCAACTATGCATTTGCTAAGGCACTGTGTGATCTGGGAGCaagcataaatcttatgcccctggctaTCTACAAAAAGCTAGGCATTagaagagctagacccacgtcTATGTTACGACACATGGTTGACCGGACAGTAAAAAGGCCCTTTGGGATTCTAGATGATGTATTGGTACAGGTTGGGAAGTTTGTGTTCCCAGCAGATTTTGTCATCCTTGACTGTCGGATTGACAAGGAAATTctcataattttgggaagaccattcttTCCCACTAGGAGATCTTTGATTGATTGTGAAACTGG